A portion of the Lolium rigidum isolate FL_2022 chromosome 1, APGP_CSIRO_Lrig_0.1, whole genome shotgun sequence genome contains these proteins:
- the LOC124683398 gene encoding late embryogenesis abundant protein 31-like yields MAQAQATRGDQHLKAAQQEQPEAIQYGHVFAVTGDLAVQAIAPRDAEAMRSAEDSVPGVPVPQASGGGFSAAVAMETAAAYNQAVGAVHPGQASAAATMKGITVTQTAVPGGRVVTEFVAGQVVGQYSVADQAMMEQAQRQQQVVEEDTSKVTIGEAMEAAALSAGERPVEEADAAAIRAAETQAQGEDGVLPGGLADQAWAAASANAWAERDEDKITIGDVLTDATTKLADDKPAEHADAARVVQAETYSDAGARTKAGGVGAAMTTAARLNQEDDDDDA; encoded by the exons ATGGCTCAGGCGCAGGCGACGAGAGGCGACCAGCACCTCAAGGCCGCGCAGCAGGAGCAGCCGGAGGCCATCCAGTACGGCCACGTCTTCGCCGTGACGGGCGACCTGGCCGTGCAGGCCATCGCGCCGCGGGACGCGGAGGCCATGCGCTCGGCCGAGGACAGCGTGCCGGGCGTGCCCGTCCCGCAGGCCAGCGGCGGCGGCTTCAGCGCGGCCGTGGCCATGGAGACTGCCGCCGCCTACAACCAGGCTGTCGGCGCCGTGCACCCCGGCcaggccagcgccgccgccaccatgaaGGGCATCACCGTCACACAGACGGCCGTGCCTGGTGGTCGTGTTGTCACGGAGTTCGTCGCCGGGCAGGTCGTGGGGCAGTACTCCGTTGCCGACCAGGCGATGATGGAGCAGGCTCAGCGGCAGCAGCAGGTCGTCGAGGAGGATACGAGCAAGGTGACGATCGGCGAggcgatggaggcggcggcgctgtccGCTGGCGAACGGCCTGTGGAGGAGGCCGACGCGGCGGCCATCCGCGCAGCGGAGACGCAGGCGCAGGGGGAGGACGGGGTCTTGCCCGGCGGCCTCGCCGACCAGGCGTGGGCCGCGGCCAGCGCCAACGCCtgggccgagcgcgacgaggacaAGATCACCATCGGCGACGTCCTCACG GACGCGACGACGAAGCTGGCGGACGACAAGCCGGCGGAGCACGCGGACGCGGCGAGGGTGGTGCAGGCGGAGACGTACAGCGACGCCGGAGCGCGCACCAAGGCCGGCGGGGTGGGTGCCGCCATGACCACGGCGGCGAGGCTCAaccaggaagacgacgacgacgacgcctga